The Sorangiineae bacterium MSr11954 DNA segment CGGGACGACGCGCTTCCTCTCCGACAAGACGTTCCGGAACGCGCAGCAGTCGGCGGTGGCCTTCGACATCCTCGCCTTGATGGACGCGCTGCGCATCCCGAAGGCGATCCTGGCCGGCTACGATTGGGGGGGCGCGCACTGCCAACATCATCGCCGCGCTTTGGCCAGAGCGATGCAAGGCGATGGTCTCGGTCAACGGTTATCTGATCAACAATCTCGAACGCAACCAACGGCCGCTCCGCCGAAGGCCGAGCACGGATGGTGGTACCAATATTACTTTGCGACCGAGCGAGGCCGGGCTGGCTACGGCGCCTATCGTCGGGAGCTCGCGAACCTGGTTTGGAAGGTGAACTCGCCCAAGTGGGGCTTCGACGACACGACCTTCGAGCGCTCCGCGGCGTCGTTCGACAATCCGGATTACATCGACATCGTCATTCACAATTACCGCTGGCGTCTCAGCCTCGCCGCCGGCGAGCCACGGTACGACGAGGTCGAACAGCGGCTCGCGGCCGGGCCCGTGATCTCCGTGCCCACGATCACCCTCGACGGGGACTCCGACGGCGTGGCCCCGGCCACCGACGGCACCGCCTACGCCGCCAAGTTCTCGGGGAGACGCACCCATCGCATCGTGCAAGGCGCCGGCCACAACCTGCCGCAGGAAGCCCCGCAGGCGTTCGCCGACGCCGTCATCGAAGTCGACCGCTATTGATTCCGTCCCGATAACCGACTTCGCATCTTCCATCCATGACTCGGAACTCGAAATGAACAAGCATCTACGAAAAGGGTTGCTCTACGTGGGGGTCGCTGGCGCGGCGGGGCTCGCCGGCCTGTACTTCGTTCGGCCGCAAATCGGCCACCCGCCAATCACGGGCGACATCGCAGCGCCGGCCGAGGTCGAGTCCGTGCTGCGACGAGCGTGCTACGATTGCCACTCCAACGAGACCCACCTCGCGTGGTTCGACCATATCGGGCCCGCGCCCTGGATCGTGAGCCGGGACGTGCGCGCGGGGCGCGCGGCGATGAACTTCTCGCACTGGGATCGATTGAACGACGCTCAGCGCAGCGGCAAGTTGTTCGAGGCCCTGAATCAAATGCAGTTCGGGGCCATGCCGCCTCCCAGTTATGCCTCGCTCCATCCCGAGGCCAAAATTTCCGACCAGGACCTGGCCGCCTTGCGCAATTACCTGGTCGCGCTGACCCCTGCGCTGGCCGCAAACACGGCAGGCGCCGCGAGCACCTCCAGCGCCTCGAGCACGCAAGTAACGGCGGCGACGCTCGAGAGCTCGTCCCCCAAGGCTCCTACGGACGCGAAGCGCGACGTCGCGCCCTCGCCCAATGGCATTGGGTACCAGCCCGATTACAAGAATTGGGAGACGATCAGCGTCTCCGACCGTGTCGATCTCGGGCAGACGCGGGTCATCTTGGGCAACGACGTCGCCGTCAAGGCCATCGCCGACAAGCGCACCAACCCTTGGCCGGACGGCACCGCCTTCGCCAAGGTCGCCTGGTCACAGGTCACCGACGCCGAGGGCAACGTCCATACGGGCGACTTCAAGACCGTCGGATTCATGATCAAGGACGCGCGGCAATATGCATCGACATCCGGTTGGGGTTTTGCGCGCTGGCACGGCGAAGAGCTGAAACCCTTCGGTCAGGACGCCTCCTTTGCCGGCACCGAGTGCCTGAATTGCCACAAGCCCATGGAAAAATACGACTTCGTCTTCACCGCCCCCTTCAATCTCGCCAAGAAACAGCCATGAAATACCTCCTACCGTTCGCCGCCGCCGCGCTCTTGGCCGCGTGCAACACCGCCGGGCGGCCCGAAAATACGGACAACCAGGCGGCCTCGCTGCCCGAAACCTCGTCTCTCGCGCCTCATGATTGGCGTGTGGTCACCTCGTGGATCCATCGAAGCCATGGCACGATGTCCATCCTTTACGGCAATCCGGCCGCGGTCGCGCGCGCACGGAACGGTGCGCCCTATTCGGAGGGCGCGCGCCTGTCGTTGGTCACCTGGAAGCGCGTCCCGGACGATCGCTGGTTCGGCGCCTACATCCCCGGTGACGTGGTGTCCGTCGAAGAAGTCGCCGTGGCGGCGGACGCACCCGCCTATACCAAGTACGAAGGCCAGTCGCTGAAGAAGGCGGCCGCCGCCCCCGAGGAGGCTACCAAACGCGCCGCGTACATCTTGGCCCAGCACGCGTCCATCGTTCCATGAGAAATGCCATGAGAAACTCACGGCCCGTGAACGACGCCGGCAGCCGGCGCGAGGCCTCGCGAATCAGGGATCCTTCAAGTCCTCGCCCTTTTTCAGCGCATCGAGCGCCTTGGTGAGCGGCACCTTCGCCCACCCTCGTTCGCGTGCCACGGTCGCCTCCAAGGCGGAGATCGCGCTTCGAGCGCGAAATGCGACCAGCGCTTTGGCCACGTGGAGGCGGACGTCGGGGTCGTCGTGCTTCAAGAGCTCGACCAAATCGGGGACGGCCTCCACGGCTCGGAGCTTCACCAAGGCGTGGCACGCTTGCTCCACATCGTGGACGGTTCCGCCTCGAAGCACGCCGCGAAGGTCGGGAATGCTGCCTTTGTCGCCGATGTCCGACAGCCAATACATGGCCGCCTCGCGCGCGTTCTCGTTGCGTGCGCCGAGCAGCTTGCGCAAACGAGGGATCGCGTCCGGGCCCACGCTTTTGACGAGGCCACGTACAAAAGGCAGTACCTCCCAGAGGCCGATTCTCGGTTTGTTCTCCATCAAGGCCGATTCGACGACGTCGAACGCGAGCTCGGTCTCCCGGCGGGAGAGACCGAATACCATGTCGTCCGCCGTCTCCGCGTCCGCCTGCAGGTAAAGACGGAGTTTGTCCGGATCCGACGCGACATTCGCCGCATACGCACGGCGCGCCGCGCGCTGGACCATGGGATCCGGATCGGTGAAGAGCGGCACGAGCAGCTCCGAGGCCCGCCGGGTTTCGATGCTGCCGAGCCCCATCGCGGCCGCTTGCCGGGTCTTCGCGTCGGGAGAACGGGCAAAGCCCTCGAGCCGCTCGAGATCACCGCCCTCGGGTCGCGTGCCCAGCGCGCGGATCCCCGCGCCGCGCAGCTCTTCGTTCGATGATGCGAGCGCCGCGCGCGCCAGACGATTCGCATCGGGGTGCCCGGCCGTTGCCAGCGCGGTCAGCGCCTGCGCGCGAACGCCGAACGTGACCTTGTCATCCGACGCCACCCGCGCGAGAAAGGGCGAGCGCGCCGGATCGCCACGCTCGGGCAGCAGCGCGTCGAAGGCCAGGAGCGCGATCGAGGTGTGCCGGATCACGCAGCCGCTCTGCGTGGCGACGGGCGTTGCATCGGCAAGCAATGGATAGACCCGCTCCATCGAAGATGGGATCTCCACTGCCGCGAGCTGCACGAAGTAGCCGCGGACCACGGGGTTCTCGTGCCGGGCCAGCGCGATCTGCTCGGCCGGTGACGTCTCCGCGACGGCGCGCTCGTACGCGGTCCACACCGGACTGCGGCCCCCATCCGGACCGATGGCCTCGCTCGTGATCCGGCCGAACGCGGCCATCCGGTCGACCTCCTCCCGCGCGCGCCGCTTCGATACGAGCTTCTCCGTCGGACGAAAGTCGTTGGGGTACGGTGTTGGCGAGGGCGCATCGATGCTCGAGGGTGGAAAAGAAACGGAGTCCCCCATCGACGCGGGCGAGCTTTCCCGCACGCCCGCACGCGCACAATTCGTCAGCAGTCCAAACGCGAGCCCCAACCAAAGCACTCTCATCCACCTTGAGTTTTGACAATACTTTCGATCGATAGCTACGTAATTCGTCCACGAACGACGCGAAAGCGCCGAGGGCGTCCCCCGCGAGCCCGCGGGTGCGAAGAATGTGGAAAAGACGCCAAACAATCGACGTTTCGTGCCAATCCCTTGTTCGGGATGACGCGCACCTTACCGACTCGCTGCTTCACGGCGCCAGGATGGCGCGGTGGCAGGAGAGTGAAATGCGTTCTTCCCATTTTGGCCGGCTGCTCGCATTGGGCATGGCGATTCCTTCTTTCGTGGCATGCAGCAGCGCGGGCCAAGACAATGACTCGGCTCCGTCGAGCGCGTCGCATGAATCGAGCTTGATCAACGCGCCCATCGACACGGCGCACCCCTTCGAGGTCGGCGTTTGCACCGGGGTGCTCAACACCGATCCCGCCAAGGGGGAGGTGGGCGCCTGCGTCGGTACGGCGAGCTCGCGATGCAGCGGCTCGTTGGTGGCCCCGAACCTCGTGCTCACCGCCCGCCATTGCGTGCACCAAGGCATCGAGCAAACGCCTTTCTGTAACAGCTATCTTACGACGAACCCGGCCAAGCCGGGCGGCGTTCGCGTGAGCACGGATCCGTCCATCAAGGTCGGAGGCCCGCGCTTCATCGAGGTATCTCGCATCGTCGTGGCCGAGGGGAACAATGGCTGCGACGATGACGTCGCGCTTCTCGTGTTGTCGCAAAATATCAATGACGTTGAACCGGCTTGGGTGGATTTGCATCGCAATCTGGTCAGCCATCCGCCCGCGGACGGCAAGGCGGCGGTCGTCGGACGCGGGGTCATCGATCGCGCGTACGATCCGGTGACCCACAAGCTGGTCCGAAATGACGATGGCGACCTCAAACGGCGTGTGCTGACCAATGTTCCGTTCATCGGGGCGGGTGTGGGGTACGCGATCCCCGACTTCGAGCAGCCGAACAACGAGCTGCCCTCGACGGAGGGCATTTTCTTGATCGGGCGCTCGACCTTGTCGGGGGACTCGGGTTGCGGTGTTTTCCTCAATGACAACTTCGCGACCAAGCCGACCCTCATCGGCGTGCACTCCGCCGGTGGGTTCGGGCTCGATGGGGAGAGCTCGGGGAGCCTCAACGTCCGCCTCGATCGGCACCGCGCGTGGATCGTCTCCGCCGCCCTGCAGGCTGCGCGTGAGGGCAATTACACGGCGCCGAGCTGGGCGAGCACCGTATCGACGTGCTCGAGCGCGGGCGGTACCTGCCGCAAATCCCAATGCAGCGCCGGCGAGCGCTCGGACTCCGATCTCCGCTGCGGCATAGACGCTGCCTGCTGCGTGCCCCAGTGATCGAGGCCATCGGAGCGCCGTAGCGCTCAGCGCACCGCGCGCAATGCCCGCCCGATATCGGCCATCAACGCGCGCATGCGCTCGGGCTCATGGTGGGCCTCGGTGTACACCAGCGCGATCCGCAGCCGCCCGCGAAGGGTCGTGACGACGAAGAACGGCGGCGGCGCCGTGCCCGTGACGAGGAGCTGAATGTCGACGAGCTCGAGATCGTCCGGCATCGGGGGGGCCGGGAGCGGCCCGAGGTTGGACACGAGCATGGTCGTGCGACTGTGAATGTCGCCTGGCAGCTTGGCGCTCGCCAGGAGAAATTTCTCCGGGAAGCTCGACGCGCGCGCCGCGTCCATTTGCGGCTGGATCGCGCGCGCGAGCTCGACGGCGTCTTCATCGCCGCGCGTGCTCACCGAAACGGTGGCGAACCCGACGCACAGGCCCGCCACATCGGCGGGCAGCGGTGGGTGGAGGCGCGCGCGGAGATCCACGGGCGAGTCGCATGTGATGGTGTGCGGCGCGGTGGAGGGGTCGAATCGGGTGCGCAGCACCGTCATCAAAGCACCGCACACCAACGTGTGAATCGAGACGGCGTGGGCGCGCGCGACGGCGAAGAAGGCATCGGTCGCCGCGACGTCGAGCTGGGCGATCGCGGTGCGCGTGGTATCGGGGCCCGGATCCGGGCGGGTCGGCAGGACGGACGGCGGACGCGCCTCGGCCAGACGCGCGATCAGCTCCGCCACCTCGGCTGGGTCGAACCGATCCTGGAGCCGGACCTCCATGGGCAGCGCCGGCGCGCCCGCGGGCTTGGATGCCGCTGCGTCGCCGCCCGTGTAGATGGTCCAAAGCCGCTCGTTCATCGCGACCAAATACCGACCATCGCCAATGGCGTGATCGATGGCCAAGGCCACCTCGGTCCGTTCGCCATCCGGCGAAATCGAGAGTTGCGTGAGCGCACGTGCGCGTTCCAGCGGCGTATGGATCGATGTGTCCAAGGTGGACTGGACGACGTACTCGCCTGGGGCGCGCGCCGGGCCGTCGCGCAGCACATAACCCTGGCCATCGTGCACGATGGTGGCAGCGAGCCGGGGTTGTTCGCTCAGCAAAAGGCCGAACGCGCGTTGGAGGCGCTCGGCATCGACCGCGCCGGCCACGGTGGTGATGGCGAAGATCGCCCTCACGCCATCG contains these protein-coding regions:
- a CDS encoding HEAT repeat domain-containing protein yields the protein MRVLWLGLAFGLLTNCARAGVRESSPASMGDSVSFPPSSIDAPSPTPYPNDFRPTEKLVSKRRAREEVDRMAAFGRITSEAIGPDGGRSPVWTAYERAVAETSPAEQIALARHENPVVRGYFVQLAAVEIPSSMERVYPLLADATPVATQSGCVIRHTSIALLAFDALLPERGDPARSPFLARVASDDKVTFGVRAQALTALATAGHPDANRLARAALASSNEELRGAGIRALGTRPEGGDLERLEGFARSPDAKTRQAAAMGLGSIETRRASELLVPLFTDPDPMVQRAARRAYAANVASDPDKLRLYLQADAETADDMVFGLSRRETELAFDVVESALMENKPRIGLWEVLPFVRGLVKSVGPDAIPRLRKLLGARNENAREAAMYWLSDIGDKGSIPDLRGVLRGGTVHDVEQACHALVKLRAVEAVPDLVELLKHDDPDVRLHVAKALVAFRARSAISALEATVARERGWAKVPLTKALDALKKGEDLKDP
- a CDS encoding cytochrome P460 family protein, translating into MKYLLPFAAAALLAACNTAGRPENTDNQAASLPETSSLAPHDWRVVTSWIHRSHGTMSILYGNPAAVARARNGAPYSEGARLSLVTWKRVPDDRWFGAYIPGDVVSVEEVAVAADAPAYTKYEGQSLKKAAAAPEEATKRAAYILAQHASIVP
- a CDS encoding heme-binding domain-containing protein is translated as MNKHLRKGLLYVGVAGAAGLAGLYFVRPQIGHPPITGDIAAPAEVESVLRRACYDCHSNETHLAWFDHIGPAPWIVSRDVRAGRAAMNFSHWDRLNDAQRSGKLFEALNQMQFGAMPPPSYASLHPEAKISDQDLAALRNYLVALTPALAANTAGAASTSSASSTQVTAATLESSSPKAPTDAKRDVAPSPNGIGYQPDYKNWETISVSDRVDLGQTRVILGNDVAVKAIADKRTNPWPDGTAFAKVAWSQVTDAEGNVHTGDFKTVGFMIKDARQYASTSGWGFARWHGEELKPFGQDASFAGTECLNCHKPMEKYDFVFTAPFNLAKKQP
- a CDS encoding trypsin-like serine protease codes for the protein MRSSHFGRLLALGMAIPSFVACSSAGQDNDSAPSSASHESSLINAPIDTAHPFEVGVCTGVLNTDPAKGEVGACVGTASSRCSGSLVAPNLVLTARHCVHQGIEQTPFCNSYLTTNPAKPGGVRVSTDPSIKVGGPRFIEVSRIVVAEGNNGCDDDVALLVLSQNINDVEPAWVDLHRNLVSHPPADGKAAVVGRGVIDRAYDPVTHKLVRNDDGDLKRRVLTNVPFIGAGVGYAIPDFEQPNNELPSTEGIFLIGRSTLSGDSGCGVFLNDNFATKPTLIGVHSAGGFGLDGESSGSLNVRLDRHRAWIVSAALQAAREGNYTAPSWASTVSTCSSAGGTCRKSQCSAGERSDSDLRCGIDAACCVPQ
- a CDS encoding alpha/beta hydrolase, translated to MSQDVDLRRRRFLGTAALTMVATSFGAFGCAKAYSEERRPASPPIKPGAHTSLGPIRQIDAGLLNVGYAEAGPADGPAVLLLHGWPYDIHSFVDVAPLLASAGYRVIVPHLRGHGTTRFLSDKTFRNAQQSAVAFDILALMDALRIPKAILAGYDWGGAHCQHHRRALARAMQGDGLGQRLSDQQSRTQPTAAPPKAEHGWWYQYYFATERGRAGYGAYRRELANLVWKVNSPKWGFDDTTFERSAASFDNPDYIDIVIHNYRWRLSLAAGEPRYDEVEQRLAAGPVISVPTITLDGDSDGVAPATDGTAYAAKFSGRRTHRIVQGAGHNLPQEAPQAFADAVIEVDRY